Genomic DNA from Methanosarcina sp. MTP4:
CTGAACATCCCACCGAACATTATCCCGTTTTCAATCATATCTGTCGGCCATCCTGCTGAAGAAAAAGAAAGCAAAGAGAGGTTTGACGCTTCGAGGATCCATTCAAACACCTGGTAAGGGTTTTCTCTTACCTTTCTATTTCTTCCCATTTTCCAATTCTGCTGTCCGACTTTTCTATTCTTTTTTATACATTTTTAGGCTTTGTAGATAACAATCTAAATCAACCCGGAAAGGGTATTTGTAATTTCCCTTTTCAGTTATTTCTGATAACCTTTTTTTGATTTGCTTTTTAGGTACCGGCGCTCTCACCGGTCGTCAAAGACGACCGGCTTTTCCATAAATGACATTTAAATGAGTAAAAATAGTGTTTCAGTGCCCAAAAAATATCTTCGTTGATAAAAAATAGTCCCGATGATTTTACCCTTCTCTTCTTTTTTCATCTCTTTTCTTCTTTTTCTTCCTGCTGATTTATTGTAAGTAAGATTTATTATGCAATCCGGGAACAATTTATGTTATCGAATTTATTGATTCAGGGGTTTTGATCAATTTAGAGGTAGCTTAAAAGAGGGATACTCATGAAAAGGAAGATGGAATGCTGTCTGGGTTTGCTTATCATTCTTTTTTCTCTGCTGGCTCTTCCGGCAGGGGCTCAAAACGAAGAGTCCTATCTCAGGGTTACGAGTTCGGGGAACGCTTTTGGTGGCGGGGATGACCTGGTAATCGACGAGGATATCGAAGGGGACCTTGTGCTTGCCGGCTCCCGGCTGGATGTAAAAGGAGATATAGGGGACGACTTTACAGGAGCAGGGGGCATGATTATCGTAAACGGGGACGTTTCGGGCAATATCCTTGCTTTCGGCGGCAGTATCAGGGTGAACGGCAACGTAGGAGGAGATCTCGTGGCAGCCGGGGGCGATATCTCCCTTTCCGAGAGCAGCACGGTAGAAGGAGACGCCCTCCTGACCGGAGGCGAGGTTAGCCTTGACGGAGTTATCAACGGGGACGGTTCGATCTCCACCGGCACGCTTCGCACCGGAGAGAACTTCGAGCTTAAAGGGGACCTTGAACTCAATGCCGAAAACGTCCCGCCTGACCTTGAAGAAAATGTGGGAGGCTCTCTTACGGTTGTCGAAAGGGCGGAAACCGATGAGTTTGTAGCAGACGCATCCGAAGGTTTCGGGTTTTTCGGTTTCATCGTCGGGCTCCTGTCCTCGCTTGCCCTCGGCCTTGTCCTGATCTACCTCTTCAGGGACTTCGTGGTCGAGCTTGCGGAAACAGTCCGGGAATCCGCACTGAAAGCCGGGGTTCTGGGGCTTGTGATGCTCATCTTTATCCCTGTCCTGTCCATTGTCCTCCTCATAACGATTTTCGGGTGGAGCCTCTCAATACTGCTCACTCTTCTAACAACCCTTGCCCTCTTGGTTGCCACGGTCCCGGTGAAACTGCTGGCAGGAGAACTTATCTACGAGAGGGTGTTTAAAAAGGAAGCAGGGGAGCTGATGTATTATCTCATAGGGGCAGTTGTTTTCGCAATTGTTTACGAAATTCCCTACATTGGCGGACTTGTCCAATTTGTGGCACTGCTCCTGGGGTTCGGGGCGATAGGGGTCTGGTTTGCGGAGGCTGGAAGATCCAGAAAAGTTTCATTTTGAAGTGATAGAGGATAGTGAAGTGAAAGGAGACACAGTAGCTGCTGGTTATATGCGCGTTTACTCTGGGAGTTGAATGGAATTAATAGACTGGCTTATCCATTGGAATCTTAGTTGACTAAAAGATTTCCTCGGTTAAGGTGAATGAAGAAATTGCGTGGCTTACTCTTAATATCTTAAATTTGGGCGTAAAGGAGAAGCCTTGCATTCTCTAAT
This window encodes:
- a CDS encoding polymer-forming cytoskeletal protein → MKRKMECCLGLLIILFSLLALPAGAQNEESYLRVTSSGNAFGGGDDLVIDEDIEGDLVLAGSRLDVKGDIGDDFTGAGGMIIVNGDVSGNILAFGGSIRVNGNVGGDLVAAGGDISLSESSTVEGDALLTGGEVSLDGVINGDGSISTGTLRTGENFELKGDLELNAENVPPDLEENVGGSLTVVERAETDEFVADASEGFGFFGFIVGLLSSLALGLVLIYLFRDFVVELAETVRESALKAGVLGLVMLIFIPVLSIVLLITIFGWSLSILLTLLTTLALLVATVPVKLLAGELIYERVFKKEAGELMYYLIGAVVFAIVYEIPYIGGLVQFVALLLGFGAIGVWFAEAGRSRKVSF